The following proteins are encoded in a genomic region of Micropterus dolomieu isolate WLL.071019.BEF.003 ecotype Adirondacks linkage group LG04, ASM2129224v1, whole genome shotgun sequence:
- the LOC123969392 gene encoding rho GDP-dissociation inhibitor 1-like: MAEDEVTPEQLAAIAAENEEPESVNYKPPAQKSLKEIQDLDKDDESLRKYKEALLGSGVSEADPNVPNVQVIRMSLICETAPNPLVLDLQGDLEAFKKQAFVLKEGVEYKIKISFKVNREIVSGLKYVQQTYRKGMKIDKSDYMVGSYGPRPAEYDFLTTMEEAPKGVLARGNYVIKSKFTDDDKHDHLSWEWNLNIKKDWKD, encoded by the exons ATGGCTGAGGATGAGGTGACTCCGGAGCAGCTAGCAGCCATCGCCGCTGAAAATGAGGAGCCAGAGTCTGTGAACTACAAGCCACCAGCCCAGAAGTCACTTAAAGAGATCCAAGACCTGGATAAGGATGATGAGAGTCTACGCAAATACAAGGAAGCCCTGCTTGGCTCTGGGGTCTCTGAGGCTG ATCCCAATGTTCCCAATGTCCAAGTGATCCGGATGTCTCTGATCTGTGAAACCGCCCCAAACCCCCTGGTCCTGGACCTGCAAG GAGACCTGGAAGCCTTTAAGAAGCAGGCCTTTGTTCTGAAGGAGGGAGttgaatacaaaataaagaTCAGCTTTAAG GTGAACAGGGAGATTGTTTCGGGTCTGAAGTATGTGCAGCAGACATACAGGAAAGGAATGAAGA TTGATAAATCAGACTACATGGTGGGCAGCTACGGGCCTCGTCCTGCTGAATATGACTTCCTGACTACGATGGAGGAGGCGCCGAAAGGCGTGCTGGCCCGTGGCAACTACGTCATCAAATCTAAGTTTACTGACGATGACAAGCACGACCACCTGTCCTGGGAGTGGAACCTCAACATCAAGAAAGACTGGAAAGACTAA
- the LOC123969387 gene encoding aly/REF export factor 2-like, with the protein MADKMNMSLDDIIKLNKKGGSGRGGGSSRSGGSSGRAGGSSRPPRSRQNNFNRERNNRTTPYTRPRELPDKWQHDMFEEHAGGHRGQSAGAERSVESSGKLLVSNLDFGVSDSDVRELFVEFGTLQKASVHYDRSGRSKGTADVHFENKADALKAMKHYNGVPLDGRPMKIQQVTSEVDTQSRQSMQSSNRGFDRSRLGQPTFERSDRSDRRQGGGSGGFRGGRGRGRGSGNRPQLSAEELDAQLDAYNAKMDTS; encoded by the exons ATGGCGGATAAGATGAACATGTCTCTGGACGACATTATCAAGCTGAACAAGAAAGGAGGCAGCGGCCGCGGAGGAGGATCGTCCCGGTCGGGTGGAAGTTCAGGTCGGGCCGGTGGATCGTCGAGGCCGCCGCGCAGTCGACAGAATAACTTCAACCGTGAGAGAAACAACAGAACCACACCGTACACCCGG CCCAGAGAGTTACCAGACAAATGGCAGCATGACATGTTTGAGGAGCACGCTGGTGGACACAGAGGACAAAGTGCAGGAGCAGAACGAAGTGTAGAAAGTAGTGGCAAGCTGCTGGTTTCCAATCTGGACTTCGGCGTCTCCGACTCGGATGTCAGG GAGTTGTTTGTAGAGTTTGGGACATTACAGAAGGCATCTGTACACTACGACCGGTCTGGTCGCAGTAAAGGAACTGCGGATGTTCACTTTGAAAATAAAGCAGATGCACTTAAAGCAATGAAGCACTATAACGGTGTCCCACTTGATG gCCGACCCATGAAAATCCAGCAAGTGACTTCAGAGGTTGACACACAGAGTAGACAATCTATGCAAAG TTCAAACAGAGGCTTTGACCGGAGCAGACTTGGACAGCCCACGTTTGAAAGGAGTGACAGGAGTGACAGGAGGCAAGGTGGCGGCAGTGGAGGTTTCAGAGGTGGTCGAGGAAGGGGAAGAGGAAGTGGAAACAGACCCCAACTTTCTGCCGAGGAGCTGGATGCCCAGTTGGATGCTTACAATGCTAAG ATGGACACCAGCTAA
- the anapc11 gene encoding anaphase-promoting complex subunit 11, translated as MKVKIRQWNGVASWLWVANDENCGICRMPFNGCCPDCKVPGDDCPLVWGQCSHCFHMHCILKWLNSQQVQQQCPMCRQEWKFKE; from the exons ATGAAGGTAAAGATCCGACAGTGGAACGGGGTGGCCTCTTGGTTGTGGGTGGCCAATGATGAAAACTGTGGGATCTGCAGGATGCCTTTCAACGGCTGCTGCCCAGACT GTAAAGTGCCTGGGGATGACTGCCCGCTGGTCTGGGGTCAGTGCTCCCACTGTTTCCACATGCACTGCATCTTGAAATGGCTGAACTCGCAGCAGGTCCAGCAGCAGTGCCCCATGTGTCGACAGGAGTGGAAGTTCAAAGAATGA
- the ppp1r27b gene encoding protein phosphatase 1 regulatory subunit 27b, translating into MKYYQCPMTQSMKIKAYTQDCGVPVSCKSSASLKPSRSVHFPNDIVFQDYVRHGELERIGLFIRARRVNLDTIYHSGMAALHEAVLSGNLECVKLLVHYGADIHQRDEEGWTPLHMACSDGFPHIARYLLSLGADRELENDCGEKPADLIEPDNKELLELFGLAVND; encoded by the exons ATGAAGTACTATCAGTGTCCCATGACCCAGAGCATGAAGATCAAGGCTTACACCCAGGACTGTGGTGTCCCAGTTAGCTGCAAAAGCTCAGCTTCGCTGAAGCCAAGCCGCAGTGTGCACTTCCCCAATGACATCGTCTTCCAGGACTATGTGCGACACGGCGAGCTGGAGAGGATTGGACTTTTCATCCGAGCCAGAAGAGTCAACCTGGACACCATCTACCATTCTG GCATGGCTGCCCTTCATGAGGCCGTCCTGTCTGGGAACTTGGAGTGTGTAAAGCTGCTAGTCCACTACGGAGCAGATATCCACCAGAGGGATGAAGAGGGATGGACCCCACTGCACATGGCCTGCAGCGATGGCTTCCCACATATTGCACG CTACCTTCTCTCGCTGGGTGCCGACCGTGAGCTGGAGAACGACTGCGGAGAGAAGCCAGCTGACCTCATTGAACCAGACAACAAGGAGCTGCTGGAACTCTTCGGGCTGGCTGTCAACGACTGA